The genomic DNA TCCGTAGACTTTTTTACCTTTCACGGTACAACTCATTATCATGCTTagaaactttttaataaattatcttCGTATTAATAGAGCAAAATTTTGTATaggtttatatgttttttccaaacaaaaaataattaataatgaaagATACGATACAAATGTTAATGTGATGACAAATTTAAAAGACATGATAATTATAAGGGTGACAGCTAGAATGTCCATAAAAGAATAATAGCTTAATCATTCTTCAAAGGGAGTGATCAACTACAAGAACTTCAATCATAATAATCTCTATACAAAGACTCTTGTAAACTGAATTGAACTCAAATATTATCATGGCCAACCAAAGCATAACTGTGATATGAAGAAGAGCATATATCGGCCTGATTTGTTATCAAATCACatctaataataaataatacaataaaaattaaaacttgttGATACTCTCTCCTGCTTTCAAATGTTCCCAACGGAAAACATGATCTTTTGTTGCCACTACGAGGCAGCATGGTATGtatatatcattaaatgattGGAATTAATGATCCCTGCACTCAATGTAGCTAAAGCCATTGGATAGAGATCAGATCAATTGGTTCACATGGTAACAACTTTGACAAGTTGAGAATTTAAAATTTCCAACCATCAATGGCAAAGATGATTTACTGCGGCCACTGTTCCAACAGCATCTACTATTCTATTCTACTAGCTTGTTACTCTAAGAAAGCAAAATGgcagataataataataataaatattaatattaagaagaataaataaattgataatgTTATTATAAGAAGGAAAAACACATTGAatcctaaaaattaaaaaaaaaacacaacacagATCTAGAGTATGAATgaacaataataaaatttgtCATTGATCATTAAAATTCGATCATCCTTAAATAGCAGAAAAATATTGGGTATCAATCATAACAAATAGCAAAAGATAACCCAAACTAGAAATCAAAGCTTAAGGACAAGTTCACCAACATCTCAATTGAAATCCATCACTCACTGTATGGATGGGATTCAAGGACGATtagaaccaaaataaaaataaaaataaaaataaaagctcaTGTTCATGTACAAAAAGTCAAGATTCTAAACAAAAGCTCTCTCCAACAAAGGAGCCAAAACGACGACGTTTTCCTTTTCCTTGCAAGACTCTAACAAAGTCACCTCAGAGAGCATCTTCACAAACTCCTCCAAAGACAGCTTCCCGTACTTATGTTCATTCTTATGAAGCCGTTTGACGATTTCCGTGAAAAAATTCACGTGGCAAGGAAGAACCAAACCGCCGTTACCTCGTAAACCAAACTCTTCTTCGGTTACATCGAGAAGACCAGCGAAGACAGGAAAGTTGAGGAATCGAGCGGGGATAGCAAAACGGTGTCGTTCCGATCCGACGTAAACGAAAACAAAACCTGAAGGTGGTTGTCTTCGAGGATTGACACATGGTTCGGTGGTTGTTTCGGAACGAAGAGAACAACGTCGGAGGCTGATTTGTTTCCACCGTGTCATGAGTTGTTTCAACCGCACGATTTGACGAATCTTGTCGACTTTTTTCATCGTACCAGccattgaaacttgaaacttTGAAAGGGAAGAGAATAAGGGTTTGTGATTTTGAGCGTTACGATATGAGAAAGATGGTTTTGGTTGTGGTTTGGTTTTTTGAGTTAAATAAATAGTGAATTTATTGGGTTTGGGCTCTGGAGAATCACTGTGTTTCTGTTTGTTCTTTTTTCTACCGATTCTTTTGGTGGGGGTATAATAGGAAATTACAAAGTAAAGGAGCgtggaaaaattaaaatcctaATCAAATCACTTCACTGTCCCATTCATTACTCtttctttattcaattttatctcTACTTTATTTaaagataaatgatatatgtacatctactttttgacaactttctctctcatactcgcattatattattaatctctctttcttcttttttctctctctattgttttggaccaatAGAAAGGGAGTGAataaaagttgtcatcaaagttgttgtacaaatatcataacTCTTATTTAAAAATCACTTCAATTACATTTACTTGGAAGTTTGTTATcgcaattttctattttttgtttcatacGGTTACTTCCCTATTTTTGAGTAAACTATACTTAACAAATTGCCAAGTAGTATATTGAAATCCTATAATGATTAAGATTTGGTAAAAAGATTGGTGTAAAAGAAAAggatttggttaaaaaaataaaaaatcctaatttttttttggagagaaccTAATTTTAAGATTAATAATTAGTTGaagaaagaatatatatttactaTCAATATTACTTACACAAGAATAGGAGGCAAGCGGACAACAAGTTATACCGTTAGACCTTTTTGGATGACAAAATTAATCctcgtaaacacaacattcatgaaCCTAGAAGACATAATATTGCTATGCATAACCCTTTAGACTCTATGcggagtttttgtttttttaatgtagaCGACCAAAAGGTGACTATTACCATTATAAAACTtacacaaaaaagaaagagtagtgatatttaaacaaccatttttgACAACTATCATGACAAATTTTTTCCCTCTCTTTATATTGGTCTAAAacaaattagagaaaaaaaggaagatagaaaataaaaatataatgtaagtatgaaagaggggttgtcaaaaaaatatcacataatgattgtacaaatatcatttctctaagcAACAATAAAGCTAATTAAACGAAGTGGTCAAACATGTCGGGGTGAGACCCAAGTGTCCAACGATTCACTCCTTATTGTTCATATTTTTGGTTATGTGAATTGGTTTAGTTTGTTCTTAATATAATTCGGTTCGTTTGGAGTGACTCGCTTTGACTTTATTCAATAGTTTGTTAGCGCCTAAGGCAGTGGAGCACATTGGTGCTTGTATGTTCTTGATGTAGGAATGAGGTGATTCCTAATAAATACATAAAGAGTACAACaaagatattatttttctttgttattgtttttaaacGACATAAAATTAAAGGTTAATAGTCAATTTAATCCTTAAATATGTAGTGAGTAGTCACAATAGTTCTTTAAtgtataaaatttttaaaataatttttgattgTGCAATCCATTAGTCAAAGTTGTCTTTGATATTAAAATGTTTCAtcaatattgtcatattagtcattcaatatacttacttattgtcaCATCAGTCCTTATAAGCACTTACTTATTGTCATTTTAATCCTTATATGAAAAGAATTATTGTGAGCATTGAAAGGTTATTTGAGCGTCAAATACTATTTTGACTACGAGAGTGCATaatcaaagactattttaaaatcttaataCATTAAGAGACTATTCTGACTACTTATGACACATTCATGGATCAAAGTGACTATTATccataaaattaaagaaaataatgtaaGCGATGAAAGTGaaccaaataaaagaaaagaaaagaatctttttagtttatttaaggGGGGATATGAATCTTTTTAGTATTTTGGGAATatctaattgaaaaataaaacaaaataaaaaaggaaatattttttgtaatttttttaatatttgataacaaatataaaataaaaacaaatctttttagatttttttttaacaaaaacaaaaccaataaaaaacaaagatatgactaaaaagaaaatataaagtaCGAACAAatctttttagaattttttagaacataaacaaaacaaataaaaaaacaacgatatatgactaaaaagtaaagctaattttttttttgtgtaaaaatataattaaaactaaattaaataacaataaaatacttgagtccctaaaaaacaataaaatatttggaGTTTTAGAGAGTTTAATGATGGTGGGTCGACAGTTCAAAACAACTTTACATACACATCCGATCAAAACGTTCAAAACTAccatataaattaaaaacattagtTAATAacaattctaaatattttaattgattgtgcgtgcaaaattattttgaattctCAATCCACCATCATTAAACTTTTCAGAATATACGAAGCCAAAAAAATAAGGAACAGACTATGCTAgatctttttattgttttcgaaatatttgttttttttttctttttgctgaGCGTGCGTGTGTATATAAAATAGAttgaatacaaaataaaataaattcaaagtaaGAACTTAAATTGCCTCGTTGAAATTATTTCAGGAAGCGGTGCCAAAAAACTTGATGGTCATTTAGACGGTATACTAAATTGTCGTCatgtaattatatttatataagttTGTTTTCGTATGGATTGTGAAAATTCTACTTAACAATATCAGCTGTaactatccttaaaaaaaaagtcagctGTAACAAGGATGCATAAATTGGGGGGGATGCACATGGTAAAGTTTGGATTACCTATATGATAAGGTGGTTTTCATTTCACTACTCAGTAATTATGTCCAATATCTACGATTGCCTACTTAGTTTTAAGACATTTGAACAAAATAGCTAGGTCAATAATTAGGTTGCTTGTACTTTTTTCCAGGTTATACTTATAAccctctaatttttattttttttaagacataaaaatggaatatattaatcCTCTAATTTCTTAAGTGAGTTTGTATCTTTTGAAGGTTTAAATGGCCATCAAACTCTTGTCACTAGATTGTAATAGATTATCACTAAACTATAATAGTGTGAACAGTTATAACTAGGGATAATCTCCCAGCTACGgcctagggttaatagtcaatgagatcaaaccattttattttttttggtttgatgtCATCATTTTATGAACATTTACAAACACACCAAAATCATTAAGAACAAGgtataattgaataaaataaaataaaacaattatatttaaatatactCACAAATTACATGGTTAAAGCAATTTCAAAGAAGATTATCTACTTAACATAATCAAAGTGAAATTAGCTATACGTAAAGAGAAGAACAAATaacacaaaaagaaattaaaataactatGAAAAGAAATTTTGTGTGACATGAAGCCAACAAGGTCGTCTCCTTTCTATCGTTTGATCGGTTGACTAAAAGTCCATTAGAATTCACGATTCATAACTTTAGTAACTGACGTGCGCGATGCACAGTTCCTAGCGCATGGCGTGTCTCAGGCAATGACGGgatatttatgtttttcttccaAGCCATGTGTCGTACAACACTGCTCAATGCACGCATTGTGTGTTGTCTAGTAGCTGCACACTTTCAAATTTTCCACAGATGCGCAATGCATAACTCATAGTACGCATCACACATTGGGTAATAGTTGTACCTTATGTGTTTCtttatttaatgtttaatttcTCCTCGCTGAAATGTTTGTGGTGACTATACCCCAATAGCTTGCTTGATACATCTAGTAAAAGGTATTACACGATTGCAAAGTTGTATGATTTGGACGATTCAACGTGGTTCAACGTTTTATACACATAATTATTCCTCCATGCTCTTCAAAtgatttatttacaaaaattcaactaaaataaatgaaaacccgttaaaaagactctaaaataAATCTTTATAACTGGTATAAACACTATATGACTGACCGTGTAATGTCTCTCCcactaaattaataaaaattatgtgtAATTGGAATATTATAGACAATATTTGTAACAAATTCTATTTGaaagaaattgttgaaaattataaaaattgaacttgatttaagatcaacaATTGCAAGGTAGATTAAATAGATCAATCATTTAGTCTATTAAGTGTCTTGTtttatttgctcaaaaaaaaaaagtgtgttgtTTTATGGTTACCCATAAAGATATTGTGCGAACACgaatatcatatttatttgATAGAGTAGACACAAATATGAGTAACAacgtcaaataaaaaattattccatccgattacatttataaataaaaaataatttttttaaatttattgaataattaatgtatctgatCAAATTTATAGACCTGATACATTGATTAtttaatgaacctaaaaaaattaatttttgcttataattatgATCCGAGAGAGTATTTCAATAACCAACAATATATTGATTAAAGTGGTAAGAAATTTGAAGCCCTTAAATAAACAGTGATAAATTCGATCTCAAACTGTTGTGTATGagaatttcgtaaaaaaaacatgataataaaaaaagaagaaattatttcgatataataaatacatcaaataatgtttttaaaaaagaacagAAGAGCACACAGTTCGTCAAAAAACAAAGAGTTAAAAAATAGTACACATAATTGTATCACAttgaaattttaacataatGAATTTAAACAACTAATACAATTTATACGTGATTATTTAATACTTAGATAAAACTGGTGGGTGAACGACCAATTAAATGGTTCATGGTGAACCACGAATAAAAACCATTAAATTATGTTGTACT from Medicago truncatula cultivar Jemalong A17 chromosome 8, MtrunA17r5.0-ANR, whole genome shotgun sequence includes the following:
- the LOC11435627 gene encoding auxin-induced protein 6B, which translates into the protein MAGTMKKVDKIRQIVRLKQLMTRWKQISLRRCSLRSETTTEPCVNPRRQPPSGFVFVYVGSERHRFAIPARFLNFPVFAGLLDVTEEEFGLRGNGGLVLPCHVNFFTEIVKRLHKNEHKYGKLSLEEFVKMLSEVTLLESCKEKENVVVLAPLLERAFV